One part of the Leclercia sp. LSNIH1 genome encodes these proteins:
- a CDS encoding SDR family oxidoreductase, with the protein MIAITGATGQLGQRVIEQLLKTVPASQLVAIVRNPAKAEALSQQGVTVRQADYTDQAAFTAALAGVDKLLLISSSEVGQRAPQHQNVINAAKAAGVKFIAYTSLLHADTSPLGLHVEHVATEKALAESGIPYALLRNGWYTENYLASAPPALEHGVFIGAAGEGKIASATRADYAAAAARVISEEGHAGKVYELAGDQAWTLSELAAELSRQSGKNVVYQNLSEADFAAALKGVGLPAGLAEMLADSDVGASKGGLFDDSRTLSALLGRPTTTLAESVKHIL; encoded by the coding sequence ATGATCGCGATTACAGGCGCTACCGGCCAGCTTGGCCAACGCGTTATTGAACAGCTGCTGAAAACCGTTCCGGCGAGCCAGCTGGTCGCCATTGTACGTAACCCGGCGAAGGCTGAGGCGCTGAGTCAGCAGGGCGTGACCGTGCGTCAGGCCGATTATACCGACCAGGCTGCCTTCACCGCCGCACTCGCGGGCGTGGATAAACTGCTGCTGATCTCCTCCAGCGAAGTGGGCCAGCGTGCGCCGCAGCACCAGAACGTCATTAACGCGGCGAAGGCGGCGGGCGTGAAATTTATCGCCTACACCAGCCTGCTGCATGCCGACACCTCCCCGCTGGGCCTGCATGTGGAGCACGTCGCCACCGAAAAAGCGCTGGCCGAATCGGGCATTCCTTACGCTCTGCTGCGTAACGGCTGGTACACCGAAAACTACCTCGCCAGCGCCCCGCCTGCGCTGGAACACGGCGTGTTTATTGGTGCTGCCGGTGAAGGCAAAATCGCCTCCGCCACCCGCGCCGACTATGCCGCCGCTGCGGCCCGCGTTATCAGCGAAGAGGGTCATGCCGGTAAAGTTTATGAGCTGGCAGGCGACCAGGCGTGGACATTAAGCGAGCTTGCTGCCGAGCTGAGTCGCCAGAGCGGTAAAAACGTGGTCTATCAGAACCTGAGCGAAGCCGATTTTGCCGCCGCGCTGAAGGGAGTGGGTCTGCCGGCGGGTCTGGCGGAGATGCTGGCCGACTCCGATGTCGGTGCCTCGAAAGGCGGTCTGTTTGATGACAGCCGCACCCTGAGCGCCCTGCTGGGCCGCCCGACCACCACGCTTGCGGAGAGCGTGAAGCACATCCTGTAA
- a CDS encoding winged helix-turn-helix transcriptional regulator gives MANPTLSAQMRDGNLFAEQCPSRDVLKHVTSRWGVLILVALRQGTHRFSDLRRKMGGVSEKMLAQSLQALEQDGFVNRVSYPVVPPHVEYSLTLLGEEVSEKVAALADWIELNLPQVMSHRDERAA, from the coding sequence ATGGCAAACCCAACCCTAAGCGCGCAAATGCGCGACGGCAATCTCTTTGCCGAGCAGTGCCCTTCCCGGGATGTGCTCAAGCATGTGACCAGCCGCTGGGGCGTGCTGATTCTGGTGGCGTTGCGTCAGGGAACACATCGCTTTAGCGATCTGCGGCGCAAGATGGGCGGGGTGAGCGAGAAGATGCTGGCCCAGTCGCTACAGGCGCTGGAGCAGGATGGCTTTGTCAATCGTGTGTCGTATCCGGTAGTGCCCCCGCACGTGGAGTATAGCCTGACCCTGCTGGGGGAAGAGGTGAGTGAGAAGGTGGCGGCGCTGGCCGACTGGATCGAGCTGAATTTGCCCCAGGTGATGAGTCACCGGGATGAACGTGCGGCCTGA